The sequence AACTGTCCGCCTGTATCGGGACTCTTACAAAACAAAGCCACCATAGTCCACATAGATAAGGTTTGTTCTTTCACCTAATCCCATCAAAAAACCTTTCATCCTTAGAAATCCCATATCAAAAAGACCGCATTTTTACTCTCTGATTATCAAAACATGACACCTTTATTTCTCTCATGAAACCAAACCCAATAAAATTTAGCCAAAAGGGTCCTTGAATTTTGAATCTCCTCAAGGCTGCATGAGTATTCAAGACTTGTACAgtactaattgttttttcttcaagtttgtTAACTTGAATTTGTTAAAGTTGAAGTCTTTGTCATGGCTATGGTCACAGTTTCACAGTCTTTCAATTTTCATGGATTCTTTGTTAGAAAAGCCTCTTTATTGCCATCATCTGCTTCGAGAGTTCGCTATAGCATCAATGATCGAAGATGGTTGAATTTGGATTCAGCTTCAAGTTCTTGCAGGTAGTTTTGTTTATTAGATATTTGGATTTTGTTTGGTGTGCTTGGCTGTTGAGAAAGTGAAGGAAATGAGAGAATTTGGGTATATTGAGGATTAATTATTGATTCTTGGGAGTTATGCACATCTAGGTTTTGAAGATTTAGTCGGTTTGGCTTGTAATTTTTCCTggaaatggtgaaatttgaaaGTTGTGTAGTGTTTGGTTGCTGATAAAATGCAAATGAGGAAAGGGAAATATTGGATATCAGTTTGTATATTGCTGTGCGTAATTCTGTTATTGATTTAACTTGAATTGAATTGTTACATTTTGAAACCGGAAGAACTTAACAATTGGGCtgctttaagtttttttttctaaacaattgttaagaaaaagttttcttttttctggacCTATTTAGCTGCTTATAACATCTGGTTCTAAAattttatgcctttttttttatatgtatattttctCGATGTTTCTATAAGCCCAGCTGATAGGAATAATTCTGAGAATTTTGAAACCTGCACAAATTTTGCTTGAATCAGCTGGAAAATCAAATTTTTGATGAATGTTCTAATaagcaaattaaatattacaaataattttgcAGGTTCAGGAATTTAAATTCAAGGTGCTCAATTACAAATACTGACTTGCACTTGAGCAATGTTCTCACTGAGGATGAGGCACCACAAGATTTATCGGCTGCTGAGTGTGACTGTTCAACCCCCATTGTTCATCTCAAAACAGATATCCTTGAGAGTGAATCTCTTAGCTTACTAGCTGAGACAACTTATGTGGATAGTGTTTTGACAGCGTTGCCTGTATGTCTGTTGGCTTTTATGTTCCTTTGTTATTTGATTCTTAAGTTGGGACCCCTCTCCGTATTATGATTGTCAAGTATCAGCATAGTATTCTCTCATTGCTCTGTTGTTTTTGTCCTAGGTTTTATCAGAGGAGGAGCAGAATGCCCTTGCAGCAACTCCAGCCCATCCAGTTGCATTGTATGGTAAGTTTAAGGCTCTTCTGCCTCTACATAACTAAGCACTGCTGTTATCTTGAAAGATGTGAATGTGCTTAGAGTCAAACTATGCGTTACATTCTACCTAATCATATTTGTGCCCTCAGTTTCCTGTGTCATGTGCCACTGGTGCTTTCTGAAATGACGTTGACGTGTTCCTTTGGGTCTTGCAGATTGGAGATCCCAGTCTCTTAGGTTGAAATCAGATTTTgatcctataatttttttgttcaagaaaaataaaagtttttttttaatcagcatCTAGGTGATTTTTATATTGGAACCTAATGGTGGAAGACCATTAATTTGCCTGATATTGCAGCTTCACTGCTCAGAAggtgttttgtttctttggtCTACTCGTGTCCTTATAATAGTTCTTCgccttttatcaaaattattggcTGTTTTTTGCATGACGATGCTTTTTTGTCCTGTTAAAATGGAAATACATCCAGTTGATGTCAGATCATCATAACATGAAATACTTGTGTGTTGCAGCACTTTATGCTAGTTCTCTAGCTGGAAATTTAGTGGAACAGCTGTGGAATTTTGCTTGGCCTTCTGCTATTGCGTTGCTTCATCCTAGCCTTCTACCAGTGGCGGTCATGTGTTTCTTCAGTAAGGTTGTGATTTTGCAATACATTAAACTGGATTTGTTTATTTGTAGCTTCAGGAATACTTTCTAACAAGCAATGTGTTAAACAGCTTGCCATAATTGTTGGTGGCCCTTTGGTTGGCAAACTCATGGATTATTCTCCCAGAGTACCTGCATATATGGGTTTAAATGTTGTCCAGGTAATTTTTATAACACCATACATCCTAGCTGGATATAGACTATCTCTTGcagttcttttctttattattctGTTTATGTCAGGCAGCTGCACAGTTGTTGTCTGCAACAATGATAATTCATGCACATACTGTTTCACCTACTTCTGTGTCATCTGTTCTTCTCCGTCCATGGTTTATCGTACTTGTGTTAGCGGGGGCTATCGAGAGGCTATGTGGAGTAGCTACAGGGGTTGCTGTGGAGCGTGATTGGGTCATACTGGTATTGTCTTTCTGTGCAGTCATTATTGCCAGATTCTTTAGTGATTATTGTTTCAATCTCCTGGAAACTTTAGCAATCTCTAATGCAGTGTCCTTGTGTGTACAGTTAGCAGGAATGAATAGGCCTATTGCACTCGCACAAGCAAATGCTGTTCTTAATCGAATTGATCTTCTCTGTGAGGTGTGCATGGACTTGTATAAGTATGACAATAGTATAATTTCTCATTACATATGCCATGAACTGCATCTAACCGTAAATCAGTTCACTTCCATTGGTACTTTAGacatataacataaaattaatttgaacttTCATAATAGGTACCCCTTATGGAAATTTACTTCTAGTAGATCTCTCATTACACATGATTGCAGATAGCTGGAGCATCAGTATTTGGAATTCTTCTCTCCAAGTATGAGCCAGTGACTTGCTTGAAGTTTGCTGCTGCTTCAATGATCTGGTCGTTACCAGTCATGGTAATCACTTTCCTGCTATCTTCCTAGTTTAAAGAGTGTTCTGCTGTCATTTCTGACACCTGAATCCATTTCTCAGATTGGTCTCACATGGTTAACCAACAAGCTAGCCACCGGGGTTCTTGACCGTCCAAGATCTTGTCAAACCTGCTGTGGAGAATCTCCTGAAGAAGCTGCGGTTGTTGCTGGCAGTATAGGTAAAAGTTAATGCCATTGACATTCTAAAGTTAGGTCACTGTTCTAGCTAACTTCatggatttgtttttgaataaccAGTGGATAGAGGTCTGGAAACTATCAAGCTTGGGTGGAAGGAATACATGCAGCAGCCGGTTCTTCCTGCAAGCCTTGCCTATGTGCTCCTCTTCTTCAATGTTGTTCTTGCTCCAAGCAGTTTGATGACAGCATTTTTGACACAGCGTGGTACCTTACAAACTCTTTGCACAATTATTATGCAATTATCTTTATTAGAGAATTTTAGGCAAGTTATAAAAGGGCTTTTTACAATTAGCATCACCGAGATTTTGTTGTGCTATACTTGATTTCTTAAATCACCATATGCAATCATCTTCTTTGTTCAAATGCACACATGTATGCATTGATTAGAAACTATTGTCATTGTATTGGATGGTTGGTTTTGCTTTATTGAATGAAGTTAGTCACTGCAAACTTTGCTATGTCAGCAGAAAGCAAAAGAAGTGATTTTCATGCACTaacataatttcatttttcttttggttttgaaaTGCTGATACTTGGAGATTCACTTCAAATTGTATATGAGCTTTTCAGTATCAAACCATTTTCTGACTTCTTTGAATTCCATGCTAACTCCAAGAAACCATATTGTTAAACAGGAGTTAATCCATCTGTAATAGGGGGCTTCAGTGGATTATGTGCTTGCATGGGTGTTGCAGCAACATTTCTGTCAGCCACTTTGGTCAAGCAACTTGGCATTTTAAAGGTTACATCCTCTGCTTGTTGTACTTGTTACAAGTCACCTAGTATTTGCTGCTCTACTCTGGCTCTTATAGTTTTTTGTCTTCAACCAGGCTGGAGCAGCTGGACTTGTATTTCAGGCTTCTCTTCTCTCCTTAGCTGTTGCTGTGTATTGGAGTGGGTCTCTTTCTCAGCAGAGCCCTGTACTCTTCTTCTTGGGATTGATTGTAagcattttcatttatttgtgtTCTTGTTTTCAATTCTAACTTCAGAATTGCTATcacaagtatatttttaaaatttatcaaaatggaAAACTTCTTATAaacttatcaattaaatttgacTCTGGGTTGTAGCCAGAAGTAGCATTACCTAAAATCTAATCTTTTAGAATTCCTTAACAAACACATGCTGTTGATGCTGATAGATGATGCTCATGTCCCTGCCCATAAATTCTTGCTTTTCATTAATACTAAGCTGTTAGTTCAGGTttctgagaaaaaaattgatcaccCTCTATATGCAGGTATTATCAAGGCTGGGACACATGTCATATGATGTTGTGGGAGCACAGATTCTTCAAACTGGGATCCCATCATCCAAAGCAAATCTTATAGGCACAACAGAAGTTTCTGTTGCAAGTTTGGCAGAGTCTGTAATGTTGGGAGTTGCAATAATAGCAAATGATGCTTCACATTTTGGATTTTTGGCTATGCTATCTCTTTTATCAGTGGTTGGGGCCGCATGGATGTTCTGCCAATTGTTGTTGAATCCAACGGATGAACAGAGAAGTCTTTTTGCAGTAGAATCCAACACATGAACAAACAAACATCTTTACTCTTTTGAGCCTCACTTTAATTCTTAGTGtaagtatttatttttccacACGTGCTATATTGATTAAGTTGAAATGGTAATTCTTAATGTTGCATGATGCATATTTTGTCTTTATCATCTTTTGATTATCTCCAATCCAAAAATTGGTGAGTCGTGACTGTTAGGGAAGGTCTTCAATATAATTCTCCCATCAAACTTCCAAAATTTTGTTATCTTAAGTAGGTCTTATTTTCAAGTTGGCATGAAATATAAAGTTTCCATTCACTTTTATTACCATGTGTTGTTCTCCAGTCTAGCAATTATCGCCCGAGTGCTGAAGGCTTCACACATTTGGCTAGATGTTATTAGAAACTGTTGAGAATGGCACATAGATATATACCAGTCCGTACACTGGAATGTCTTGTTTCCTGACAAGTTGGTAGACttgaaattaaactaaatttccATAATAGATgactatataaacttttattttcctttttaaaagaaTGGTTTTGAGCTCGTTGATGGTGGTAGATATGCTGCTCTGAGGATATAGAGGGCTggctggaaaaaagaaaaaagaaaatcatattcCTTCATAGATTTTCAGTTGTTTTGCTGAACTGAAATATCACCTTATCTAACAATCTCTACTTCTGATTTGTGAACAATTGCAGCCATTTGAGTTACAGAATGCAGAGGCCTTTTGACTTAAACAGGAGCTAGGATTTAGCTGTAATACCCTTCAGGGTTGCTATGAAAATTTTCCCAGAAGAAGGCTTGAGGTATATCTGTTTCAGTAGTCACTTCCTGCTCGTCATTGCTATAATGGTAATGTTTATTGTATGGTCTATAGCATGCCTTCTGTATTATATTCTTACCATGTACATGACAAGCTTGAAACAAAGTTCTATTCTTACTAGGCATATCCTACTTCACGCACAAACATGTAAACCAACTTGTAAATCATTGATCAATCCAAttcttttatatcaaaaaatgcCTCTCGACTATTGGGTTTATATCTATTTTGAAAGTCCACTAGGTTCCACTGAGCCAACTATTATCTTACCTAATTTGAAACCTGGTCCTGGTTAGAAGCTGGTTAGGCAGTCATCAGATTGACTTGCCGAGCTAGGACAGGTTTAACAACAATGGTTTGGAGGGAAAGTCCTTGATTCAATAAAGCAGGGAAAGCCTTACTTGAATATAATATAGCAGCTTAGGTTGCCGTTCTGTGTAGGATATTGGTTAATGTAGTTTCAGTCAACTGCACGTACCCGTCACGCTGGGGCATTCCTATTCATTGGAAACAGTCCCACAACAGTTATTGTGTTGCTTTCAATGATGATTAATGTTAATGGTTAAGATATTCTAGTACGATTTTTCGCACAATTAAATAGAACTGTAGATCGACCATACCATTTTAACTCAAAAGTATTATTAATGGGATATTTCTCTTCTTATATCCAATTCATTAACCTCTTGACTCAACACTTCAAAGTTACTGTAATCAGCTTTTCCACATATCGAAGTGGGATGGTTTAAGTGCCCATTTATAGTAATGCCGTGTTTCAAACTgtgttttgcttttaaaaatatgtatatgTGCTTCTGTTCCTTAGATGTGTGTGGATTGAGAAATTGCAATGTTCCTTACATATGAGACTGTAGATTATAAAAGCTATTTAATTGTATTATGAAAACAGCAAGACCATGAAATAATTCCCAACCATTCTCTTACTTGACAATAGTGAAAAACATCAGACACCTCTCCCTACCTCCCCCCCTCGATTGGATAgatgtctttcttttcttttcacttcaAAAGTccatttcttttcatctttcaagaaaagcaggagagaagaaaagaaagtgagGAAAGGAAGAAAGAGTATCGATTTTACATTAAAATCGTAGCTATTATATGAATTTCAGGTAGCTATTATGGGCTATACAATGTCAAGGATTGGAATCGTAGTTAAGCATGGGATTTTACATTAAAACAAGTTCCACAATTCATAGATGATGAGAAATTCACTtgaaatagttgtttttttcatcaattatatttttattttcgctgtattttctattttagaCGCGGTCTTACAACTAAAAAACTTGGGtcattaaaattctaattttactttattaaaaaaactattaaatgaagaattttaattattaataaaatatggaaagaaataataaaaaaacacattgaaagtTGGAATTCTTTATTAGCTTTCCTTTGAGTTCTTATCATCATATAGTTTTAGTTCTTACAACTCCTATATGAGGTGTCATCAtatagttttagttttatttttaaacttggcTTTAAAAAACCTATACACGACTAAACTTACAGGAGGAAAATAGCAAGACCCTCCCCAATAATTCCCTGCCATTCTTTACTTGGCAACAGTGAAAAACATCAGAGGACACATCTGCCTCCCTCGATTGGATAGGTGTCattcttctcttttcacttCAAAAGTCCATTTCTTTTGATCTTTCAAGAAagcaagagagaaaagaaaagaaagcgaggaagagaagaaagaaaagtgtTTGATTTCAAGTTACAAAGCTTCTAGGGAGAGAGGGCTAGAGACATACACGAGAATCAAGACATGGCAAAGACAAAATGGGTCAGTCAgtaacacaaacacaaacacacacatacacagaGGACCATATTAAATCTTAAACTGAAGCTCTCCCGTGTTTATCGCTTGTATTTTACGCCttgttctttctttatttctttcttttcttcatcacAGCAACTTCACTGCCTCTGTCACTTGTCAACTCAACATGCATTTAACTGTTTCTGGGCCTGCTTGATTTCTTCTCATCGTATGTGATGACACAAAGATACTTTCATgatataaataagtttttccCCCCAAAATAGCCtatctgaaattaaaaaaagaaaagaagcaaactCCCACAGTTAGACAAAAATTAGATAAATAGTACACTTCATGTAGTTGTGTTAACAGTACTTGGAATGGTGCAGTCCTtggaattgaataaaaaatattgtgaagGTTACGCTAATTAAATGTAATgcaaccttttaaaaaaatgaaaattctgTTAAAATTGTGttgattttttgaaagttactatttaaatttgtacaggtttatttattattataaaaaattaatcaatataaaatatcttcCAATCGAAGGGaaatccaacttttttttttaaagtgtttttaatttattttggatagaattcaatttataaaaattacaaaaaatttaaaaatattttattatttgttgattatatcaaatttatcattaattttttattgttatacatttttttttttatatcaatacatcaaaacattataaaaaaacatcaaattgatgttatttatatgttttttttttatggtctttatatattgatataaaaaattaaaaaaattatattgtaaataaaaaaaatcattttaatataattttaatttaaatatacttttaaaaaatatattgtaccACGGTACTGAAACATTAatcacttaaaatttaaaatttctaatagcaaaaaagaagaagaagaagaaaaaagaattcacGCGCTAAAACTCAAGTTCGTTTCAGCTTGAATAATCACATTGTAGAGacagattatttttaaaaatcattttgtcaattgtctaataattgtttttctatctTGAATGGTGAATATGATTAGCTAGAAAAGGCGTCCATCCTGAGCAAGATTAATCATTAGATTAGAACAGGTAGACAACGATAGACTATGAATTATATatcggtgttttttttttttttttttgagaaaagaataagcaaaatcaatggtttttcttttcttctttaacaATGTGAAGGGGTGACAGCTAAAATCCTTAAATTTGACACCAGTTAAGAGTCTTAAGACGTCAAGACTATATCAAAAAAGGGGAGAGGATAAATATACTCCTTAAAGGTTATCATATTCTCAATTTGATTCCTCTCAAAGTatattttccaattaaaccccCACAttgttcaaatttaaaaattgaatattaaacATGAATTAATTAGACGGGGGTTTGAATTACACAACGATTTGATTGCTTCATAACTTAATTCAAGAAATTGTTACATTGAGAGATTTAGATTTTATGTGGTATTGCTtctcaacatgttttttttttttatatatatatatatatatatatatatataataaaaagtaatatgaaAAGGTATAAAAAGCGGGCTTAATAGAAAATGGGATAATAGTTGGAGGGTGAAATTCTCATGTAAAAGTAGTTTGGAGCTATGAAAACAGAAGATATTAAGGG is a genomic window of Populus alba chromosome 5, ASM523922v2, whole genome shotgun sequence containing:
- the LOC118035002 gene encoding solute carrier family 40 member 3, chloroplastic, with amino-acid sequence MAMVTVSQSFNFHGFFVRKASLLPSSASRVRYSINDRRWLNLDSASSSCRFRNLNSRCSITNTDLHLSNVLTEDEAPQDLSAAECDCSTPIVHLKTDILESESLSLLAETTYVDSVLTALPVLSEEEQNALAATPAHPVALYALYASSLAGNLVEQLWNFAWPSAIALLHPSLLPVAVMCFFSKLAIIVGGPLVGKLMDYSPRVPAYMGLNVVQAAAQLLSATMIIHAHTVSPTSVSSVLLRPWFIVLVLAGAIERLCGVATGVAVERDWVILLAGMNRPIALAQANAVLNRIDLLCEIAGASVFGILLSKYEPVTCLKFAAASMIWSLPVMIGLTWLTNKLATGVLDRPRSCQTCCGESPEEAAVVAGSIVDRGLETIKLGWKEYMQQPVLPASLAYVLLFFNVVLAPSSLMTAFLTQRGVNPSVIGGFSGLCACMGVAATFLSATLVKQLGILKAGAAGLVFQASLLSLAVAVYWSGSLSQQSPVLFFLGLIVLSRLGHMSYDVVGAQILQTGIPSSKANLIGTTEVSVASLAESVMLGVAIIANDASHFGFLAMLSLLSVVGAAWMFCQLLLNPTDEQRSLFAVESNT